A single window of Vigna radiata var. radiata cultivar VC1973A chromosome 4, Vradiata_ver6, whole genome shotgun sequence DNA harbors:
- the LOC106759167 gene encoding importin beta-like SAD2, translating to MDLPSLAVILQAALSPNPDERKAAEESLNQFQYTPQHLVRLLQIIVDNNVDMGVRQVASIHFKNFIAKNWSPLDETQQQISQSDKDVVRDHILVFVTQVPPLLRVQLGECLKTVIHCDYPEQWPRLLDWVKHNLQDQQVYGALFVLRILSRKYEFKSDEERVPVYRIVDETFPHLLNIFNGLVQIVNPSLEVADLIKLICKIFWSSIYLEIPKLLFDQNIFNAWMMLFLNILERPVPSEGQPVDPDLRKSWGWWKVKKGTVLILNRLYTRFGDLKLQNPENRAFAQMFQKLYAGRILECHLNLLNVVRVGGYLPDRVINLILQYLSNSISRNSMYTLLQPRLDVLLFEIVFPLMCFNDNDQKLWDEDPHEYVRKGYDIIEDLYSPRTASMDFVSELVRKRGKENLQKFIQFIVEIFRRYDEASAEYKPYRQKDGALLAIGALCDKLKQTEPYKSELEPMLVQHVFPEFSSPVGHLRAKAAWVAGQYAHINFSDQNNFRKALQCVVSRMQDSELPVRVDSVFALRSFIEACKDLNEIRPILPQLLDEFFKLMNEVENEDLVFTLETIVDKFGEEMAPYALGLCQNLAAAFWRCMNTAEAEDEADDPGALAAVGCLRAISTILESVRRLPHLFVQIEPTLLPIMRRMLTTDGQEVFEEVLEIVSYMTFFSPTISLDMWSLWPLMIEALLADWAIDFFPNILVPLDNYISSGTAHFLSCKEPDYQQSLWNLISSIMSDKNMEDNDIIPAPKLIEVVFQNCKGHVDHWVEPYLRITVERLRHTEKSYLKCLFMQVIADALYYNAALTLSILQKLGVASEIFHLWFLLLQQVKKSGMRANFKREHEKKVCCLGLTSLLALRSDQLPAEALGRVFRANLDLLVAYKDQVAEAAKEEEAEDDDDMDGFQTDDEDEDGSGFDKEMGVDADDGDDADTITLRKLAEQAKSFRPNDEDDDDSDDDYSDDEVLQSPIDEVDPFVFFVDTIKVIQSSDPLRFENLTQTLEFNYQALANGVAQHAEQRRAEIEKEKLEKSTAATTS from the exons ATGGATCTTCCCAGTCTCGCTGTTATACTCCAAGCCGCTCTCAGTCCCAATCCAGATGAACGGAAAGCTGCCGAGGAGAGCTTGAATCAG TTTCAGTATACGCCTCAGCATCTGGTGAGGCTGTTGCAAATCATTGTTGACAACAACGTTGACATGGGTGTACGACAAGTGGCTAGTATTCATTTCAAGAACTTTATTGCGAAAAATTGGTCTCCTCTTGATG AAACGCAGCAGCAGATTTCACAGAGTGATAAAGATGTGGTGAGAGATCACATTCTGGTCTTTGTAACCCAGGTTCCTCCTCTGTTGAG GGTACAACTTGGCGAGTGCCTTAAAACAGTTATACATTGTGATTATCCTGAGCAGTGGCCACGTCTTCTTGATTGGGTGAAGCATAACTTACAGGATCAACAAGTCTATGGGGCATTGTTTGTGCTCCGGATTCTTTCAAGAAAATACGA gTTCAAGTCAGACGAGGAAAGGGTACCAGTTTACCGCATTGTTGACGAGACATTTCCTCATCTTCTCAATATATTTAACGGGCTTGTCCAGATTGTTAATCCATCACTTGAAGTAGCTGATCTAATTAAGCTTATCTGTAAAATATTCTGGTCCTCCATTTAT TTGGAGATTCCTAAGCTGTTGTTTGATCAAAATATCTTCAATGCTTGGATGAtgctttttttaaatatattggaGAGACCTGTACCCTCTGAAGGTCAGCCTGTTGATCCTGATCTTAGAAAATCATGGGGTTGGTGGAAGGTCAAGAAAGGGACAGTTCTCATTCTAAATAGGCTCTACACTCG TTTTGGAGACTTGAAGCTTCAAAACCCTGAAAACAGAGCCTTTGCCCAAATGTTTCAGAAGCTTTACGCTGGGAGAATCTTAGAGTGCCATTTAAATCTATTAAATGTTGTTAGAGTAGGGGGCTATTTACCCGACAGAGTTATCAACTTGATTCTTCAATATCTAAGCAACAG TATCTCAAGGAATAGTATGTATACTCTGCTGCAACCACGGCTTGATGTCCTTCTTTTTGAAATAGTGTTCCCCCTTATGTGCTTTAATGATAATGATCAAAAGCTTTGGGATGAAGATCCTCATGAGTATGTAAGGAAAGGCTATG ATATTATCGAAGATTTGTATAGTCCTAGGACGGCTTCCATGGATTTTGTGAGTGAATTGGTTCGGAAACGGGGGAAAgaaaatcttcaaaaatttattcaatttattgttGAAATTTTCAGAAG GTATGATGAAGCTTCTGCAGAGTACAAGCCCTACAGACAGAAAGATGGTGCCCTCCTTGCGATTGGGGCACTTTGTGACAAATTGAAGCAGACTGAGCCATACAAGTCTGAACTCGAGCCAATGTTAGTGCAACATGTCTTTCCCGAGTTCAGCAGTCCTGTTGGCCACCTTAGGGCTAAG GCAGCATGGGTTGCTGGACAGTATGCCCATATTAACTTTTCAGATCAGAACAATTTCCGGAAGGCTCTGCAGTGTGTGGTATCCAGAATGCAGGATTCAGAACTTCCTGTGCGTGTTGATTCCGTTTTTGCTTTGCGCTCTTTTATTGAAGCTTGTAAAG ATTTGAATGAAATTCGTCCTATTCTTCCTCAACTCCTTGATG AGTTTTTCAAACTTATGAATGAGGTTGAGAATGAGGACCTTGTGTTCACATTGGAGACTATTGTGGACAAGTTTGGGGAAGAGATGGCCCCTTATGCACTTGGGTTGTGCCAAAATTTG GCTGCCGCATTTTGGAGGTGTATGAACACTGCTGAAGCTGAGGATGAAGCTGATGATCCAGGTGCTTTGGCTGCTGTAGGTTGTTTACGTGCTATTAGTACAATACTTGAATCAGTGAGAAGGCTTCCTCACCTTTTTGTTCAAATTGAGCCAACTTTGCTTCCTATAATGCGCAGAATGTTGACAACTGATGGTCAAG AGGTTTTTGAAGAAGTTTTGGAGATTGTATCTTATATGACTTTTTTCTCTCCAACAATATCGTTGGATATGTGGAGTCTTTGGCCATTGATGATTGAAGCACTACTGGCTGATTGGGCTATTGATTTCTTTCCAA ATATTTTGGTTCCCTTGGACAATTATATTTCGAGTGGAACTGCTCATTTCCTTTCTTGCAAAGAACCGGACTATCAACAGAGTTTGTGGAACCTGATTTCATCT ATTATGTCAGATAAAAATATGGAGGACAACGATATTATACCTGCTCCCAAGCTTATTGAAGTTGTGTTCCAGAATTGCAAAGGACATGTGGATCACTGGGTTGAACCATATCTTAGAATTACCGTTGAACGCCTGCGTCACActgaaaaatcatatttgaaaTGCCTTTTCATGCAAGTG ATTGCGGATGCGCTTTACTACAATGCAGCACTGACTCTCAGCATATTGCAAAAGCTAGGTGTTGCATCAGAAATCTTCCATCTTTGGTTCCTGTTACTGCAACAAGTTAAGAAGAGTGGAATGCGTGctaattttaaaag GGAACATGAAAAGAAAGTATGCTGCCTTGGTTTGACATCATTACTGGCACTCCGTTCTGATCAATTACCGGCAGAGGCTTTAGGAAGGGTGTTCCGAGCAAATCTTGATCTTCTAGTTGCTTACAAAGATCAAGTTGCAG AAGCTGCTAAGGAGGAAGAagctgaagatgatgatgatatggaTGGTTTTCAAACTGATGACGAAGATGAGGATGGCAGTGGTTTTGACAAAGAAATGGGAGTTGATGCTGATGATGGGGATGATGCTGATACTATCACACTTCGAAAGTTGGCTGAGCAG GCGAAGTCATTCCGGCCCAATGATGAGGACGATGATGATTCAGATGATGACtatagtgatgatgaagtgTTGCAGTCTCCAATTGACGAGGTTGATCCTTTTGTGTTCTTTGTGGATACAATCAAAG TGATACAATCATCGGATCCATTGAGGTTTGAGAACCTCACCCAGACACTTGAGTTCAATTATCAAGCTCTCGCCAATGGTGTTGCCCAGCATGCCGAGCAGAGAAGGGCagaaattgaaaaggaaaagctAGAGAAGTCAACGGCTGCTACAACTTCCTAA